In Escherichia ruysiae, a genomic segment contains:
- a CDS encoding cytochrome C assembly family protein: MPVFALLALVAYSVSLALIVPGLLQKNGGWRRMAIISAVIALVCHAIALEARILPGGDSGQNLSLLNVGSLVSLMICTVMTIVASRNRGWLLLPIVYAFALINLALATFMPNEYITHLEATPGMLVHIGLSLFSYATLIIAALYALQLAWIDYQLKNKKLAFNQEMPPLMSIERKMFHITQIGVVLLTLTLCTGLFYMHNLFSMENIDKAVLSIVAWFVYIVLLWGHYHEGWRGRRVVWFNVAGAVILTLAYFGSRIVQQLIS; the protein is encoded by the coding sequence ATGCCCGTTTTTGCTCTGCTCGCGCTCGTCGCCTACTCCGTCAGTCTCGCGCTGATTGTTCCCGGTCTGCTGCAAAAAAACGGCGGCTGGCGGCGAATGGCTATTATTTCTGCGGTCATCGCGCTGGTCTGCCACGCTATCGCTCTTGAAGCCCGCATTTTGCCTGGCGGCGATAGCGGACAAAACCTTAGCCTGTTGAATGTCGGTTCGCTGGTCAGCCTGATGATTTGTACGGTAATGACCATCGTGGCCTCACGCAACCGTGGCTGGCTGCTGTTGCCGATTGTTTATGCCTTTGCGCTCATCAATCTGGCGCTGGCGACCTTCATGCCCAATGAATACATCACTCATCTGGAAGCAACGCCAGGAATGCTGGTGCACATTGGCTTATCGCTCTTTTCCTATGCCACGCTAATTATTGCCGCCCTGTACGCGTTGCAACTGGCATGGATTGATTATCAACTGAAGAACAAGAAGCTGGCATTCAATCAGGAAATGCCGCCGCTGATGAGTATTGAGCGTAAAATGTTCCACATTACGCAAATTGGCGTGGTGCTGTTAACGCTCACTCTTTGTACCGGCCTGTTCTACATGCACAACTTATTTAGCATGGAAAATATCGACAAGGCCGTGCTCTCTATTGTGGCGTGGTTTGTCTATATTGTGCTGCTGTGGGGGCATTATCATGAAGGATGGCGTGGGCGCCGCGTCGTTTGGTTTAACGTTGCAGGAGCGGTCATCCTTACACTGGCCTACTTTGGCAGCCGAATTGTCCAGCAGTTAATCAGCTAA
- a CDS encoding HlyC/CorC family transporter gives MEHISTTTLIIILIIMVVISAYFSGSETGMMTLNRYRLRHMAKQGNRSAKRVEKLLRKPDRLISLVLIGNNLVNILASALGTIVGMRLYGDAGVAIATGVLTFVVLVFAEVLPKTIAALYPEKVAYPSSFLLAPLQILMMPLVWLLNAITRMLMRMMGIKTDIVVSGSLSKEELRTIVHESRSQISRRNQDMLLSVLDLEKMTVDDIMVPRSEIIGIDINDDWKSILRQLSHSPHGRIVLYRDSLDDAISMLRVREAWRLMSEKKEFTKETMLRAADEIYFVPEGTPLSTQLVKFQRNKKKVGLVVNEYGDIQGLVTVEDILEEIVGDFTTSMSPTLAEEVTPQNDGSVIIDGTANVREINKAFNWHLPEDDARTVNGVILEALEEIPVAGTRVRIGEYDIDILDVQDNMIKQVKVFPVKPLRESVAE, from the coding sequence CTGGAACATATCTCTACTACCACGTTGATCATAATTCTGATCATCATGGTGGTCATTTCAGCCTATTTTTCCGGCTCCGAAACCGGAATGATGACACTCAACCGCTATCGTCTGCGGCATATGGCGAAGCAGGGTAATCGTTCGGCTAAACGGGTCGAAAAATTACTACGCAAGCCAGACCGCCTGATAAGCCTGGTGTTAATCGGCAATAACCTGGTCAATATTCTTGCCTCCGCGCTCGGCACTATTGTTGGGATGCGCTTGTACGGCGATGCGGGTGTGGCAATTGCGACTGGCGTACTGACCTTCGTAGTGCTGGTTTTTGCCGAAGTATTGCCGAAAACCATTGCCGCGCTGTACCCGGAAAAAGTCGCCTATCCGAGTAGTTTTCTGTTAGCTCCGCTGCAAATTTTGATGATGCCGCTGGTCTGGTTGCTGAACGCGATCACCCGCATGTTAATGCGCATGATGGGCATCAAAACCGATATCGTGGTTAGCGGCTCTTTGAGTAAAGAAGAGTTGCGCACCATTGTGCACGAATCGCGGTCACAAATTTCCCGTCGTAACCAGGATATGCTGCTGTCGGTACTCGATCTGGAAAAAATGACCGTTGATGACATCATGGTGCCGCGCAGTGAAATTATCGGTATTGATATCAACGATGACTGGAAATCGATTCTCCGTCAGCTCTCCCACTCTCCTCACGGGCGCATAGTGCTGTACCGCGACTCGCTGGACGACGCTATCAGCATGTTGCGTGTGCGTGAAGCCTGGCGGCTAATGTCGGAGAAAAAAGAGTTCACTAAAGAAACTATGCTGCGCGCTGCGGACGAAATCTATTTTGTGCCGGAAGGCACGCCGCTCAGTACCCAATTAGTTAAATTTCAACGCAATAAAAAGAAAGTCGGCCTGGTTGTCAACGAATACGGCGATATTCAGGGGCTGGTGACGGTTGAAGATATTCTGGAAGAGATTGTCGGCGATTTCACCACGTCGATGTCGCCAACGCTTGCCGAAGAAGTCACTCCGCAAAACGACGGTTCGGTGATTATTGATGGCACCGCCAACGTGCGAGAAATCAACAAAGCCTTTAACTGGCATCTACCGGAAGACGATGCACGCACGGTTAATGGCGTCATTCTGGAAGCACTGGAAGAGATTCCTGTCGCAGGCACTCGCGTGCGTATTGGCGAGTACGATATCGATATTCTCGACGTACAGGACAATATGATTAAGCAGGTAAAAGTTTTTCCTGTGAAACCGCTGCGCGAGAGTGTGGCGGAGTAA
- the grpE gene encoding nucleotide exchange factor GrpE, translating into MSSKEQKTPEGQAPEEIIMDQHEEIEAVEPEASAEQVDPRDEKIANLEAQLAEAQTRERDGILRVKAEMENLRRRTELDIEKAHKFALEKFINELLPVIDSLDRALEVADKANPDMSAMVEGIELTLKSMLDVVRKFGVDVIAETNVPLDPNVHQAIAMVESDDVAPGNVLGIMQKGYTLNGRTIRAAMVTVAKAKA; encoded by the coding sequence ATGAGTAGTAAAGAACAGAAAACGCCTGAGGGGCAAGCCCCGGAAGAAATTATCATGGATCAGCACGAAGAGATTGAGGCAGTTGAGCCAGAAGCTTCTGCTGAGCAGGTGGATCCGCGCGATGAAAAAATTGCGAATCTCGAAGCTCAGTTGGCTGAGGCTCAGACCCGTGAACGTGACGGCATTTTGCGCGTAAAAGCGGAAATGGAAAACCTGCGTCGTCGTACTGAACTGGATATCGAAAAAGCGCATAAATTCGCGCTGGAAAAATTCATCAACGAATTGCTGCCGGTGATTGATAGTCTGGATCGCGCGCTGGAAGTGGCTGATAAAGCTAATCCGGATATGTCTGCGATGGTTGAAGGCATTGAGCTGACGCTGAAGTCGATGCTGGATGTAGTACGTAAGTTTGGCGTTGATGTGATTGCCGAAACTAACGTGCCGCTGGACCCGAATGTGCATCAGGCTATCGCAATGGTGGAATCTGATGATGTAGCGCCGGGTAACGTACTGGGCATTATGCAAAAAGGTTATACGCTGAACGGTCGTACGATTCGCGCGGCGATGGTTACTGTAGCGAAAGCAAAAGCTTAA
- the nadK gene encoding NAD(+) kinase, which translates to MNNHFKCIGIVGHPRHPTALTTHEMLYRWLCTKGYEVIVEQQIAHELQLKNVKTGTLAEIGQLADLAVVVGGDGNMLGAARTLARYDIKVIGINRGNLGFLTDLDPDNAQQQLADVLEGHYISEKRFLLEAQVCQQDCQKRISTAINEVVLHPGKVAHMIEFEVYIDEIFAFSQRSDGLIISTPTGSTAYSLSAGGPILTPSLDAITLVPMFPHTLSARPLVINSSSTIRLRFSHRRNDLEISCDSQIALPIQEGEDVLIRRCDYHLNLIHPKDYSYFNTLSTKLGWSKKLF; encoded by the coding sequence ATGAATAATCATTTCAAGTGTATTGGCATTGTGGGACACCCACGGCACCCTACTGCACTGACAACACATGAAATGCTCTACCGCTGGCTGTGCACAAAAGGTTACGAGGTCATCGTCGAGCAGCAAATCGCTCACGAACTACAACTGAAGAATGTGAAAACTGGTACGCTCGCGGAGATTGGGCAACTGGCTGATCTCGCAGTAGTCGTTGGTGGCGATGGCAATATGCTGGGCGCGGCGCGCACACTCGCGCGCTACGACATTAAAGTCATCGGCATCAACCGTGGCAACCTGGGTTTCCTGACTGACCTTGATCCCGATAACGCCCAGCAACAATTAGCCGATGTGCTGGAAGGTCATTACATCAGCGAGAAACGTTTTTTGCTGGAAGCGCAGGTCTGTCAGCAAGATTGCCAGAAACGCATCAGCACCGCGATTAATGAAGTGGTACTACATCCTGGCAAAGTGGCGCATATGATTGAGTTCGAAGTGTACATCGACGAGATCTTTGCGTTTTCTCAGCGATCTGATGGACTGATTATTTCGACACCTACAGGCTCTACCGCCTATTCTCTGTCGGCGGGTGGCCCAATTCTGACCCCCTCTCTGGATGCGATTACCCTGGTACCCATGTTCCCGCATACGTTGTCAGCGCGACCACTGGTCATAAACAGCAGCAGCACGATCCGCCTGCGTTTTTCGCATCGACGTAACGACCTGGAAATCAGTTGTGACAGTCAGATAGCACTGCCGATTCAGGAAGGTGAAGATGTCCTGATTCGTCGCTGTGATTACCATCTGAATCTAATTCATCCGAAAGATTACAGCTATTTCAATACATTAAGTACCAAACTCGGCTGGTCAAAAAAATTATTCTAA
- the recN gene encoding DNA repair protein RecN: MLAQLTISNFAIVRELEIDFHSGMTVITGETGAGKSIAIDALGLCLGGRAEADMVRTGAARADLCARFSLKDTPAALHWLEENQLEDGHECLLRRVISSDGRSRGFINGTAVPLSQLRELGQLLIQIHGQHAHQLLTKPEHQKFLLDGYANETSLLQEMTARYQLWHQSCRDLAHHQQLSQERAARAELLQYQLKELNEFNPQPGEFEQIDEEYKRLANSGQLLTTSQNALALMADGEDANLQSQLYTAKQLVSELIGMDSKLSGVLDMLEEATIQIAEASDELRHYCDRLDLDPNRLFELEQRISKQISLARKHHVSPEALPQYYQSLLEEQQQLDDQADSQETLALAVTKHHQQALETARALHLQRQHYATELAHLITDSMQALSMPHGQFTIDVKFDEHHLGTDGADRIEFRVTTNPGQPMQPIAKVASGGELSRIALAIQVITARKMETPALIFDEVDVGISGPTAAVVGKLLRQLGESTQVMCVTHLPQVAGCGHQHYFVSKETDGAMTETHMQSLDKKARLQELARLLGGSEVTRNTLANAKELLAA, encoded by the coding sequence ATGTTGGCACAACTGACCATCAGCAATTTTGCTATCGTTCGTGAGCTTGAGATTGATTTTCACAGCGGCATGACCGTAATAACCGGCGAGACCGGCGCGGGTAAATCTATTGCGATAGATGCTCTCGGCCTGTGTCTCGGTGGTCGTGCTGAAGCCGACATGGTGCGTACCGGCGCTGCCCGCGCTGATCTGTGCGCCCGTTTTTCACTGAAAGATACGCCCGCAGCACTGCACTGGCTGGAAGAAAACCAACTGGAAGATGGCCACGAATGCCTGCTTCGTCGTGTTATCAGTAGTGATGGTCGCTCTCGTGGTTTTATCAACGGTACGGCTGTTCCGCTGTCTCAGCTACGCGAACTGGGTCAGTTGCTGATTCAGATCCATGGTCAACACGCTCATCAGTTACTCACCAAACCTGAGCATCAGAAATTCCTGCTTGATGGCTACGCCAATGAAACGTCTCTGCTCCAGGAAATGACCGCACGTTATCAGTTGTGGCATCAAAGCTGCCGTGACCTCGCGCATCATCAACAACTCAGTCAGGAACGCGCCGCCCGAGCTGAACTACTGCAATACCAATTAAAAGAATTAAACGAATTTAATCCGCAGCCCGGCGAGTTTGAACAAATCGACGAAGAGTACAAACGTCTGGCTAACAGCGGTCAATTGCTTACGACCAGCCAGAATGCATTGGCATTAATGGCCGACGGTGAAGATGCGAACCTGCAAAGCCAGCTTTACACCGCTAAACAACTGGTCAGCGAATTGATTGGTATGGACAGCAAACTGTCCGGCGTACTTGATATGCTGGAAGAGGCTACTATCCAGATTGCCGAAGCCAGTGACGAATTACGCCACTACTGCGATCGTCTGGATCTCGACCCTAACCGCTTGTTTGAACTTGAACAGCGCATCTCCAAACAGATTTCGCTGGCACGTAAACATCACGTCAGCCCTGAGGCATTGCCACAGTATTACCAGTCGCTACTGGAAGAACAGCAGCAACTGGACGATCAAGCTGACTCGCAAGAAACACTCGCATTGGCGGTAACGAAACATCATCAGCAGGCGCTGGAAACGGCGCGCGCATTACACCTGCAACGCCAGCACTATGCAACTGAGCTGGCGCACCTGATCACCGACAGTATGCAGGCGCTCTCCATGCCGCATGGCCAGTTTACGATTGATGTTAAATTTGACGAACATCACCTGGGCACTGACGGCGCTGATCGTATTGAGTTTCGGGTAACCACCAACCCAGGTCAGCCGATGCAGCCCATTGCCAAAGTCGCCTCCGGTGGTGAATTGTCCCGTATCGCACTGGCAATTCAGGTCATCACCGCGCGTAAAATGGAAACCCCGGCGCTTATTTTCGATGAAGTGGATGTGGGGATTAGCGGTCCGACAGCGGCAGTTGTCGGCAAACTGCTACGTCAGCTTGGTGAATCAACCCAGGTGATGTGTGTTACCCACCTGCCACAAGTTGCAGGATGCGGTCATCAACACTATTTTGTCAGCAAAGAAACCGATGGCGCTATGACCGAAACGCATATGCAATCCCTGGATAAAAAGGCGCGGTTACAAGAGCTGGCGCGCCTACTTGGCGGCAGTGAAGTCACACGCAACACGCTGGCGAACGCGAAAGAACTACTGGCAGCGTAA
- the bamE gene encoding outer membrane protein assembly factor BamE — protein MRCKTLTAAAAVLLMLTAGCSTLERVVYRPDINQGNYLTANDVSKIRVGMTQQQVAYALGTPLMSDPFGTNTWFYVFRQQPGHEGVTQQTLTLTFNSSGVLTNIDNKPALSGNE, from the coding sequence ATGCGCTGTAAAACGCTGACTGCTGCAGCAGCAGTACTATTGATGTTGACCGCAGGCTGTTCCACTCTGGAGCGAGTGGTTTACCGTCCTGACATCAACCAGGGGAACTATCTGACCGCTAACGACGTGTCCAAAATACGCGTTGGCATGACGCAACAACAAGTTGCGTACGCATTGGGTACACCGCTGATGTCCGATCCATTTGGTACAAATACCTGGTTCTATGTCTTCCGCCAGCAACCAGGCCATGAAGGTGTAACGCAGCAAACTCTGACGCTGACCTTTAACAGCAGCGGTGTGTTGACCAATATTGATAACAAACCTGCGCTGAGTGGCAACGAATAA
- a CDS encoding RnfH family protein, which translates to MPGKIAVEVAYALPEKQYLQRVTLLEGATVEEAIRASGLLELRTDIDLTKNKVGIYSRPAKLSDIVREGDRVEIYRPLIADPKELRRQRAEKSANK; encoded by the coding sequence GTGCCAGGTAAAATTGCTGTAGAGGTAGCTTACGCGTTACCAGAGAAGCAGTATTTGCAGCGTGTAACATTGCTGGAGGGCGCGACGGTTGAAGAGGCAATTCGCGCAAGTGGTTTGCTGGAATTGCGTACAGATATCGATTTAACTAAAAATAAAGTCGGCATTTACAGTCGTCCGGCAAAACTGAGCGATATCGTGCGCGAGGGCGATCGTGTAGAGATTTATCGACCACTGATTGCCGATCCGAAAGAGCTTCGTAGACAGCGCGCAGAAAAATCGGCGAATAAATAG
- the ratA gene encoding type II toxin-antitoxin system toxin RatA, which yields MPQISRTALVPYSAEQMYQLVNDVQSYPQFLPGCTGSRILESTPGQMTAAVDVSKAGISKTFTTRNQLTSNQSILMNLVDGPFKKLIGGWKFTPLSPEACRIEFHLDFEFTNKLIELAFGRVFKELAANMVQAFTVRAKEVYSAR from the coding sequence ATGCCTCAAATTAGCCGGACCGCACTCGTTCCCTACAGCGCGGAGCAAATGTATCAGTTAGTGAATGACGTTCAGTCTTATCCTCAGTTTTTGCCAGGTTGTACTGGAAGTCGGATTCTGGAGTCCACTCCTGGACAGATGACCGCTGCGGTAGATGTCTCTAAGGCTGGGATCAGCAAAACGTTTACTACCCGCAACCAGTTGACCAGTAACCAAAGTATTCTGATGAATCTGGTTGATGGGCCGTTCAAGAAATTGATCGGCGGCTGGAAGTTTACACCGTTGAGTCCGGAAGCGTGCCGTATCGAGTTTCATCTCGACTTTGAGTTTACTAATAAGTTGATTGAACTCGCCTTCGGTCGCGTGTTTAAAGAGCTGGCGGCTAATATGGTGCAGGCTTTCACCGTGCGAGCAAAAGAGGTTTATAGTGCCAGGTAA
- the smpB gene encoding SsrA-binding protein SmpB, with product MTKKKAHKPGSATIALNKRARHEYFIEEEFEAGLALQGWEVKSLRAGKANISDSYVLLRDGEAFLFGANITPMAVASTHVVCDPTRTRKLLLNQRELDSLYGRVNREGYTVVALSLYWKNAWCKVKIGVAKGKKQHDKRSDIKEREWQVDKARIMKNAHR from the coding sequence ATGACGAAGAAAAAAGCACATAAACCTGGTTCAGCGACCATCGCGCTTAACAAGCGCGCCCGTCACGAATACTTTATTGAAGAAGAGTTCGAAGCGGGACTTGCCCTGCAAGGCTGGGAAGTTAAATCCCTGCGCGCAGGAAAAGCCAATATTAGCGACAGCTATGTCCTTCTGCGCGACGGAGAAGCGTTCCTGTTTGGCGCAAATATCACGCCGATGGCTGTGGCTTCCACACATGTGGTGTGCGATCCTACTCGTACCCGCAAGTTACTTCTCAATCAGCGCGAACTGGACTCATTATATGGTCGCGTCAATCGTGAAGGCTATACCGTAGTGGCGCTCTCTCTGTACTGGAAAAATGCCTGGTGCAAAGTGAAAATCGGCGTCGCGAAAGGTAAGAAACAGCACGATAAACGTTCCGACATCAAAGAACGTGAATGGCAGGTTGATAAAGCGCGTATCATGAAAAACGCTCACCGTTAA
- a CDS encoding SOS response-associated peptidase, giving the protein MCGRFAQSMTREDYLALLSEESERDIPYEPEPIDRFNVAPGTKVLLLSERDERLHLDPVFWGYAPEWWNKPPLINARVETAATSRMFKPLWQHGRAICFADGWFEWKKDGDIKQPYFIHRKDGQPIFMAAIGRSPFTRGDEAEGFLIVTAAADKDLVDIHDRRPIVLSPEAAREWMRQDIGSKETTKIATDGSVSGDHFTWHPVSRAVGNVKNQGSALIARLPDTKQI; this is encoded by the coding sequence ATGTGCGGACGTTTCGCCCAATCAATGACGCGTGAAGACTATCTTGCCCTGTTATCAGAAGAATCAGAGCGTGATATCCCATACGAACCCGAACCAATAGATCGCTTCAACGTTGCTCCGGGAACTAAAGTACTATTGTTAAGCGAACGAGATGAGCGGTTGCATCTTGATCCTGTGTTCTGGGGATATGCGCCCGAATGGTGGAATAAACCTCCGCTGATTAACGCACGTGTAGAAACCGCCGCAACCAGTCGGATGTTTAAACCTCTCTGGCAGCATGGTAGGGCAATCTGTTTTGCTGATGGCTGGTTTGAGTGGAAAAAAGACGGTGACATAAAACAACCTTACTTCATTCATCGCAAAGATGGTCAACCCATTTTTATGGCAGCAATTGGCCGTTCCCCGTTCACACGCGGCGATGAGGCAGAAGGTTTTCTGATAGTCACCGCTGCAGCAGATAAAGATCTTGTTGATATTCATGACCGCCGACCTATTGTTCTGTCGCCAGAAGCAGCCCGTGAATGGATGCGACAGGACATTGGCAGCAAAGAGACGACAAAGATTGCAACTGATGGCAGCGTTTCGGGTGACCATTTCACCTGGCATCCGGTATCACGGGCGGTGGGTAATGTTAAAAATCAGGGATCAGCGTTAATCGCGCGTTTACCTGACACAAAGCAGATCTGA